In one window of bacterium DNA:
- a CDS encoding Bax inhibitor-1/YccA family protein produces MKSGNPILNERRFQSAAVQFAGEERMTFNGALNKTGLLFLIVLLGASWSWSDVSWGAPAAGMSAKMIIGLIGGFIAAIATSFRPQWAPISAPIYAFLEGMFLGGISAFFEARYPGIVIPAVVLTFGIMVGMLVTYRAGLIPVTQKFRIGVIAATGGVFLFYMASMVMGMFGVSMPLLHGGGTLGIVLNLAIIGIATLNLVLDFDLIARLSSSGAPKQMEWYGAFALMVTLVWLYIEILRLLARTRE; encoded by the coding sequence ATGAAGTCCGGTAATCCCATACTCAACGAGCGACGCTTTCAGTCCGCTGCGGTGCAGTTCGCGGGCGAGGAGCGCATGACGTTCAACGGAGCCCTGAACAAGACAGGTCTGCTCTTTCTCATCGTACTGCTCGGTGCGAGCTGGTCCTGGTCCGACGTCAGCTGGGGCGCGCCGGCCGCCGGGATGTCCGCCAAAATGATAATTGGCCTGATCGGCGGATTTATCGCCGCCATCGCGACATCCTTTCGTCCCCAGTGGGCGCCGATTTCCGCTCCCATCTACGCCTTCCTCGAGGGCATGTTTCTGGGCGGAATCTCCGCATTTTTCGAAGCGCGCTATCCCGGCATCGTCATTCCTGCCGTCGTTCTTACATTCGGCATCATGGTGGGCATGCTCGTCACCTACCGTGCGGGACTCATCCCTGTAACACAGAAATTCCGCATCGGTGTCATAGCCGCTACGGGAGGAGTGTTCCTCTTCTATATGGCGTCAATGGTGATGGGTATGTTCGGCGTTTCCATGCCCCTGCTGCACGGTGGCGGAACGCTGGGCATCGTGCTCAATCTCGCCATCATTGGCATCGCCACGCTCAACCTCGTGCTCGACTTCGATCTGATTGCGCGGCTGTCCTCATCCGGCGCCCCGAAGCAGATGGAATGGTACGGTGCCTTCGCCCTGATGGTCACCCTCGTCTGGCTGTACATCGAAATTCTCCGCCTCCTCGCCCGCACACGGGAGTAG
- a CDS encoding peptidase M14, producing MRLIWLGLVLLAAANSAAGQDWETYYEASGGVASPDFAETMKYLQRLEQASTWIHVTDFGVTPQGRRLPLVILAKDGEFTPERAAASGKEILLIQAGIHAGEIDGKDAGMMLLRDIAITHDLASLVDSTIVLFMPIFNLDGHERRSPYNRINQNGPEIMGWRTTAQNLNLNRDYLKADAPEMRAWLRLFNNWMPDMLIDCHVTDGIDFQYNLTYTMEMHGNMSPPVVTWQRGLEAACIDGMQAKNDPIAPYTWPRERSDLSKGIVDWASPPRLSTGYAAVRNRANLLIETHMLKPYSARVQATYNMLELVLRYVHDHHGSLRAAVRAAEKRDLAHFGSGDTTSVPVAFRAAGSTREFHFLGYASEVHESEISGGEYVTWDHSRPMEATIPLFDDVQPTVSIRPPRFYLIPQEWKDVLEVLRFHAVELARLTRDIRLIVETYVFSEPKWRESPYEGRFTVEAEQQTRQDTMIFPEGTYVVDMAQASARAALHLLEPRAPDSFVYWGFFNAIFERKEYFEDYVMEAMAPDMLENDPQLRAEFEQRLASDSTFAASPRERLMFFYQRSPYWDKKKDVYPVRRLMRPMRLPTESAR from the coding sequence ATGCGTTTGATCTGGCTGGGATTGGTATTGCTGGCGGCCGCCAACAGCGCGGCAGGGCAGGATTGGGAAACGTATTACGAGGCGTCGGGGGGCGTGGCCTCGCCCGATTTTGCCGAGACGATGAAATACCTGCAGCGGCTGGAGCAGGCGTCCACATGGATTCATGTGACGGACTTCGGCGTGACGCCGCAGGGACGCAGGCTTCCGCTGGTCATCCTGGCGAAGGACGGGGAATTTACCCCGGAACGCGCCGCAGCATCGGGAAAGGAAATCCTCCTGATACAGGCGGGCATTCACGCGGGAGAGATCGACGGGAAAGATGCCGGCATGATGCTCCTGCGGGATATCGCCATCACGCATGATCTCGCCTCGCTGGTGGATTCCACGATCGTGCTGTTCATGCCGATTTTCAATCTCGATGGACACGAGCGACGCAGTCCCTACAACCGCATCAATCAGAACGGGCCCGAAATCATGGGCTGGCGCACGACGGCGCAAAACCTGAATCTCAACCGTGACTACCTGAAGGCGGACGCCCCGGAAATGCGTGCCTGGCTGCGCCTGTTCAATAACTGGATGCCCGACATGCTGATCGACTGTCATGTGACCGACGGTATCGATTTTCAGTACAACCTGACCTACACCATGGAAATGCACGGGAACATGTCTCCCCCCGTGGTGACATGGCAGCGTGGACTCGAAGCGGCATGCATCGACGGGATGCAGGCGAAGAACGACCCCATCGCGCCGTATACCTGGCCACGGGAACGCAGCGATCTGAGCAAGGGGATTGTAGACTGGGCGAGTCCCCCGCGCCTGAGCACGGGATATGCCGCCGTGCGCAATCGCGCCAACCTCCTGATCGAAACTCATATGCTGAAACCCTACAGCGCACGCGTACAGGCAACGTACAACATGCTGGAGCTGGTACTGCGCTACGTGCATGACCATCACGGCTCCCTGCGTGCCGCCGTCCGCGCCGCGGAAAAACGCGATCTCGCGCATTTCGGCAGCGGTGATACGACATCCGTGCCCGTAGCTTTCCGCGCCGCAGGCAGCACGAGGGAATTCCATTTCCTGGGATATGCCTCCGAGGTTCATGAAAGCGAAATCAGCGGCGGTGAGTATGTGACCTGGGATCACTCGCGTCCCATGGAGGCCACCATACCCCTGTTCGATGACGTACAGCCCACCGTCAGCATTCGTCCCCCGCGTTTCTACCTGATTCCGCAGGAATGGAAGGACGTTCTGGAAGTTCTGCGTTTTCACGCCGTCGAGCTCGCGCGCCTGACGCGGGATATCAGACTTATCGTTGAAACCTATGTGTTCAGTGAGCCGAAGTGGAGGGAGAGTCCTTACGAAGGACGCTTCACCGTCGAAGCGGAGCAGCAGACGCGGCAGGACACCATGATTTTCCCGGAAGGGACATACGTGGTCGACATGGCACAGGCTTCCGCCCGTGCCGCACTGCATCTGCTCGAACCCCGGGCACCGGATTCCTTCGTGTACTGGGGTTTCTTCAACGCCATCTTCGAACGCAAGGAGTATTTCGAGGATTACGTGATGGAAGCCATGGCGCCGGACATGCTGGAAAACGATCCGCAGCTGCGCGCCGAATTCGAACAGCGTCTCGCCTCCGACAGCACCTTCGCCGCTTCTCCCCGCGAGCGACTCATGTTCTTCTATCAGCGCTCCCCGTACTGGGACAAGAAGAAGGATGTCTATCCCGTGCGCCGGCTTATGCGACCGATGAGGCTGCCCACGGAGAGTGCTCGCTAG
- the uvrB gene encoding excinuclease ABC subunit UvrB: MDRKFKLVSEYKPTGDQPEAIRQLIEGINRGDDFQTLLGVTGSGKTFTVSNVIEEIGRPTLVISHNKTLAAQLYGEFKSFFPDNAVEFFISYYDYYQPEAYIPSTDTYIEKDMSINDEIDRLRLKATTALIEGRRDVIIVASVSCIYGIGSREAYADQLVFLRAGEEVSRDAFLRRLTDIHYVRNDFDFSRGTFRVRGDVIEIIQAYESDEVLRVEFFGDEIDTLSLVDRMTGKVREKIQEAAVYPAKHFLTTEEELKRAIKDIEVELDEQLEFFRNSGKFLEAQRLEQRTRYDLEMMKEIGYCSGVENYSRHLAGRQPGDRPECLLDYFPEDFLLVIDESHQTLPQVRAMYNGDRMRKTTLVEHGFRLPSALDNRPQKFDEFETLINQCIFVSATPGPYELERSGGVVVEQIIRPTGLLDPPMEVRPVRNQIDDLIAEIRERAAKNERVLVTTLTKRMSEDLTEYLENIGIRVRYMHSDIDSLERVEILRELRLGNFDVLVGVNLLREGLDLPEVSLVAILDADKEGFLRSESAIMQIAGRTARNADGLVIMYADRITDSMQRVIDETTRRRVLQKDYNTEHGINPETIRKSMDEIMHSTAIADVKAKRDERQERQKPKLVAEPVLRFMTDEQKKELIEQLRGEMREAAKDLEFERAAQLRDEIARIEAR; encoded by the coding sequence ATGGACAGGAAGTTCAAGCTCGTATCGGAGTATAAGCCGACCGGTGATCAGCCCGAGGCGATTCGTCAGCTGATAGAGGGAATCAACCGGGGTGATGATTTTCAGACGCTGCTGGGGGTGACGGGCAGTGGCAAGACGTTTACGGTATCGAACGTGATAGAGGAGATCGGGCGTCCCACGCTTGTCATTTCCCACAACAAGACCCTGGCCGCGCAGTTGTACGGGGAATTCAAAAGTTTTTTCCCTGACAATGCGGTGGAATTCTTCATTTCCTACTACGACTACTATCAGCCGGAAGCCTATATCCCGTCGACGGACACATATATAGAGAAGGATATGTCCATCAACGACGAGATCGACCGCCTGCGGCTGAAGGCGACGACGGCGCTGATAGAGGGACGAAGGGACGTTATCATCGTGGCGTCGGTATCCTGTATTTACGGCATCGGTTCTCGCGAGGCGTATGCGGATCAGCTGGTGTTCTTGCGCGCGGGTGAGGAGGTGTCGCGCGATGCCTTTCTGCGACGGCTGACGGACATCCACTACGTGCGCAACGATTTCGATTTTTCACGCGGGACCTTCCGCGTGCGGGGTGATGTCATTGAGATCATCCAGGCCTATGAATCGGATGAAGTGCTGCGCGTGGAGTTTTTCGGGGATGAAATCGATACGCTGTCGCTGGTGGATCGCATGACGGGAAAGGTACGCGAGAAAATCCAGGAAGCGGCGGTGTATCCGGCAAAGCATTTCCTGACGACGGAAGAGGAATTGAAGCGCGCCATCAAGGATATCGAGGTCGAGCTGGATGAACAGCTGGAGTTTTTCCGCAACAGCGGGAAATTTCTCGAAGCGCAGCGGCTGGAACAGCGCACACGCTACGACCTGGAGATGATGAAGGAAATAGGATACTGCTCGGGAGTGGAGAATTACTCACGGCACCTGGCGGGAAGACAACCGGGGGATCGGCCGGAATGCCTGCTGGATTATTTCCCGGAAGATTTCCTCCTCGTGATCGACGAATCGCATCAGACGCTGCCCCAGGTGCGTGCCATGTACAATGGCGACCGCATGCGGAAAACCACCCTCGTTGAGCATGGATTCCGGCTGCCGTCGGCGCTGGACAACAGGCCGCAGAAATTCGACGAATTTGAGACGCTGATCAACCAGTGCATTTTCGTCAGCGCGACTCCCGGACCCTATGAGCTCGAACGCAGCGGGGGCGTGGTGGTGGAACAGATTATTCGTCCCACCGGACTCCTCGATCCTCCCATGGAGGTGCGTCCCGTGCGCAATCAGATCGACGATCTCATCGCCGAAATCCGCGAACGCGCAGCGAAGAATGAGCGCGTCCTTGTCACCACGCTTACCAAGCGTATGTCCGAGGATCTCACCGAGTACCTCGAAAACATCGGGATCCGCGTGCGCTACATGCACTCCGATATCGATTCACTCGAACGCGTGGAAATCCTGCGCGAACTGCGTCTCGGGAATTTCGATGTGCTGGTGGGTGTAAATCTGCTGCGTGAAGGACTCGATCTCCCCGAGGTCTCACTCGTCGCTATTCTGGATGCGGACAAGGAAGGCTTCCTCCGCAGTGAAAGTGCAATCATGCAGATCGCGGGGCGCACCGCGCGCAACGCTGACGGACTGGTGATCATGTATGCCGATCGTATCACGGATTCCATGCAGCGCGTCATCGACGAAACCACGCGCCGCCGCGTGCTGCAGAAAGATTACAACACCGAACACGGCATCAATCCCGAAACCATCCGCAAGTCGATGGACGAAATCATGCACTCCACCGCAATCGCCGATGTCAAGGCCAAACGCGACGAGCGGCAGGAGCGTCAGAAGCCCAAACTGGTCGCCGAGCCCGTCCTGCGCTTCATGACCGACGAACAGAAAAAAGAACTCATCGAACAGCTCCGCGGCGAAATGCGCGAAGCCGCCAAAGACCTCGAATTCGAACGCGCCGCCCAACTCCGCGACGAGATAGCCCGAATTGAAGCAAGGTAA
- a CDS encoding T9SS type A sorting domain-containing protein, which produces MRLMQPLPFRKRAVVFAIALSVLFLGAEVLQAQQMMPLPAYNNTYNGQVRGLWFTAPADFRIVGLRVPTDVGTGVQNIQVVKMNAALQPWPATTTNYTSLGVWTNVNSTNMIPCDILISNGDIIGIIGTRGSNGSTQANSYSVGNSPWTASNGIFGLPVTLHRFGHQGYTYPVGDVWWEPNYQVCRVEMYYTSAVTGPNDAGIGSIDSPFNFCAGNEDIIVTLKNFGTNQITSATINWTLNGVPQTPYNWTGLLDTLNFSTRSTQVTLANMSFQSGVPYTITAWTTMPNGVQDTITSNDSSSVTVQAAIAGTFTIGGASPDYTDFASAVNDLNQFGVCGPVVYNVRPGTYNEQVELSDIAGTSSINTITFQGETGNNADVHMTFAATGTANNYVVSYNGCQWVTFKDMTIEGTGSSYGTAVLIQGTATDNTVEGCELISPDVNSTSTYMAVVYSPSGSLNHRTSFIDCGIREGGYGMYLYGSNTTSTMDGCLIQGCEFTGQYYRPYYGVYLGEIKFLDNRIVQEAANTYTYHYPASFYYGYNSQIERNTFISYGGNYCYGVYFYYENYYQSGQSRFVNNMISMLDCNYGYYSVYAYRMGNTLFAHNTIYSNTPYTSSYLVYAPYGQGSDIYNNIFYHAGAGYCWYEVGNGYINDSDYNLWYSNGNNLAYWGGARASLAALQSYTGMDANSISKSVTYKDWYAGDLHLASPSDDDTDLFGTLLASVTDDIDHEARVNPYRGADEACYVAPGSLNYSFVDAQGLPAAYAEAPGTIGVEYSVTFPEFASTVTFTVQFFDVTTNTLAWQTSFQAAKAYGVPLSGVQYINLPQSLQPGTYKIEVIFNTKNSCDVYRDYMPYPVALLVVGEGQKPCVVWPGDVNNDGIVTYVDRRDLNLYIYNANLRSTWLSGPARYQADAETNPFTYVEWKPQAAAPWYTPEGCYMDTDGNGVVNNMDYIAMKLNWAQTTPTYPGTPKSSAPTAASFSMDQNYPNPFNPTTMIKFSVPEQSHVRLVVTDALGRQVAELVDGSVDQGLHEVQFDASQLSSGTYIATISVTGSESNLTFTKTIKMALSK; this is translated from the coding sequence ATGAGGCTCATGCAACCACTTCCTTTTCGGAAGCGTGCTGTTGTGTTTGCGATTGCGCTTTCCGTGCTCTTTCTGGGCGCAGAAGTGCTGCAGGCACAGCAAATGATGCCGCTTCCTGCTTACAACAACACATACAATGGTCAGGTCCGTGGACTCTGGTTCACCGCGCCTGCGGATTTCCGCATTGTCGGACTCCGTGTCCCCACTGATGTGGGTACTGGCGTGCAGAATATCCAGGTCGTCAAGATGAACGCCGCCCTGCAGCCCTGGCCCGCGACCACGACGAACTACACTTCGCTGGGGGTATGGACGAATGTGAATTCGACCAATATGATTCCCTGCGACATTCTGATAAGCAATGGTGATATCATCGGTATCATCGGGACGCGCGGCAGCAATGGTTCGACGCAGGCGAACTCCTACTCTGTCGGCAACTCGCCGTGGACGGCGAGCAACGGTATTTTCGGTCTCCCCGTGACACTGCATCGTTTCGGTCATCAGGGATACACCTATCCCGTCGGTGATGTGTGGTGGGAGCCCAATTATCAGGTCTGCCGCGTCGAGATGTATTACACCTCCGCCGTCACCGGTCCCAACGATGCCGGTATCGGATCGATCGATTCTCCGTTCAATTTCTGCGCCGGCAATGAGGACATCATCGTCACGCTGAAGAATTTCGGAACCAATCAGATTACGTCCGCAACGATCAACTGGACGCTGAACGGTGTGCCGCAGACGCCGTACAACTGGACCGGACTGCTGGATACGCTGAATTTCAGCACGCGTTCAACGCAGGTCACGCTTGCGAACATGAGTTTCCAGAGCGGTGTGCCCTATACCATCACGGCGTGGACCACGATGCCGAACGGTGTGCAGGATACCATAACCAGTAATGACAGCTCTTCCGTGACCGTGCAGGCGGCTATCGCCGGCACCTTCACCATCGGCGGCGCATCACCGGATTACACGGATTTCGCTTCCGCCGTCAATGATCTCAACCAGTTTGGAGTGTGCGGTCCCGTTGTCTACAACGTGCGTCCAGGCACCTACAATGAACAGGTGGAACTGAGCGACATTGCAGGGACATCATCCATTAACACCATCACCTTCCAGGGTGAAACCGGCAACAACGCCGATGTACACATGACGTTTGCGGCAACAGGAACCGCGAACAACTACGTTGTCAGTTACAACGGCTGCCAGTGGGTAACGTTCAAGGACATGACAATTGAAGGAACCGGCTCCTCCTACGGAACCGCCGTGCTCATTCAGGGAACGGCGACCGACAACACTGTTGAGGGCTGCGAGCTGATATCCCCCGATGTGAATTCCACATCAACCTACATGGCCGTCGTGTATTCGCCGTCCGGTTCACTCAATCACCGCACGTCCTTCATCGACTGCGGCATTCGTGAAGGTGGATACGGCATGTACCTGTATGGCAGCAATACCACATCCACGATGGACGGCTGCCTCATCCAGGGCTGCGAATTCACCGGACAGTACTATCGTCCCTACTACGGTGTGTATCTTGGGGAGATCAAGTTCCTCGACAACCGCATCGTGCAGGAAGCGGCAAACACGTACACGTACCACTATCCCGCTTCTTTCTACTACGGATACAATTCGCAGATCGAACGCAACACGTTCATTTCCTACGGCGGCAACTACTGCTATGGTGTGTATTTCTATTATGAGAACTACTACCAGAGCGGTCAGTCGCGATTTGTCAACAACATGATCTCGATGCTGGATTGCAATTACGGGTATTACAGTGTCTACGCGTACCGTATGGGCAATACCCTGTTTGCACACAACACCATTTACAGCAACACCCCGTACACCAGCAGTTATCTCGTCTACGCACCCTATGGACAGGGCAGCGACATCTACAACAACATCTTCTATCATGCCGGTGCAGGATATTGCTGGTATGAAGTCGGCAACGGCTACATCAACGACTCCGATTACAACCTCTGGTATTCGAACGGTAACAACCTCGCGTACTGGGGCGGCGCGCGTGCAAGTCTCGCGGCACTGCAATCCTACACCGGCATGGACGCGAATTCGATCAGCAAGTCCGTCACCTACAAAGACTGGTATGCCGGCGATCTGCATCTGGCGAGTCCTTCAGACGACGACACCGATCTGTTCGGAACATTGCTGGCGTCGGTCACTGACGACATCGACCATGAGGCACGCGTCAATCCCTATCGCGGGGCGGACGAAGCCTGCTACGTGGCACCTGGAAGTCTGAATTACAGCTTCGTTGACGCACAGGGACTTCCCGCAGCCTATGCGGAAGCGCCCGGGACCATCGGCGTCGAGTATTCAGTGACCTTCCCCGAGTTCGCCTCCACGGTCACCTTCACCGTTCAGTTCTTCGATGTCACGACCAACACCCTCGCGTGGCAGACCAGCTTCCAGGCAGCGAAAGCCTATGGTGTGCCGCTCAGTGGCGTGCAATACATCAACCTGCCGCAGTCGCTGCAGCCGGGCACGTACAAGATTGAAGTGATCTTCAACACGAAAAACAGCTGCGACGTCTACCGCGACTACATGCCGTATCCCGTGGCCCTGCTTGTCGTGGGTGAAGGACAGAAGCCCTGCGTGGTCTGGCCGGGTGATGTCAACAACGACGGTATCGTGACATACGTCGATCGCCGCGATCTCAACCTCTATATTTACAATGCCAACTTGCGCTCGACCTGGCTGAGTGGTCCCGCCCGTTACCAGGCCGATGCTGAAACCAATCCCTTCACATACGTCGAGTGGAAACCGCAGGCTGCCGCCCCATGGTACACCCCCGAGGGCTGCTACATGGATACCGACGGTAACGGCGTCGTGAACAATATGGACTACATCGCGATGAAGCTGAACTGGGCGCAGACCACGCCGACCTATCCCGGCACGCCGAAGTCCAGCGCTCCCACCGCTGCCAGCTTCTCGATGGATCAGAACTATCCGAATCCATTTAATCCGACCACGATGATCAAGTTCTCGGTTCCCGAACAGTCGCATGTGCGCCTGGTGGTGACCGACGCACTCGGACGTCAGGTGGCGGAACTGGTCGACGGCAGTGTCGACCAGGGTCTGCATGAAGTGCAGTTCGATGCTTCCCAGCTCTCGAGTGGCACCTACATCGCCACCATCAGTGTGACCGGCAGCGAGTCGAACCTGACCTTCACGAAGACCATCAAAATGGCGCTGTCCAAATAG
- a CDS encoding sugar nucleotide-binding protein, whose amino-acid sequence MRNVLVTGANGFLGYNVCRGMREYGLRVVGTSRSPEDGHSEAELWLRFELNGGDAHALLDQAASDVVVHAAACAARKDCASDPSYANRINAGAAAELAAACRERDIGFFFISTDLVFDGSAAPYAEDDMPAPASIYGASKAEAEGAVMAAHPDAYVLRCALIYGNDAAGNPASFLSWNVQHPLRGISISLYENQHRTPLFVDDVARAIRVLESTDAAPGIYHLGGPDRLSRMDIGIHLSRHYGFSPALIQSVALPETDDTSLRTDKIREACGMEFTSFEDGLRQLTASM is encoded by the coding sequence ATGCGTAACGTACTTGTCACCGGAGCGAATGGTTTTTTGGGGTACAATGTGTGCCGGGGGATGCGAGAGTATGGGTTGCGCGTGGTGGGGACGTCACGGAGTCCGGAAGACGGACATAGCGAAGCGGAGCTGTGGCTGCGCTTCGAATTGAATGGTGGCGATGCACATGCGCTGCTCGATCAGGCAGCCAGCGACGTGGTCGTGCATGCGGCAGCCTGTGCGGCGCGAAAGGATTGCGCCTCCGATCCATCCTACGCGAATCGCATCAATGCCGGTGCCGCGGCCGAACTGGCGGCTGCCTGCAGGGAGCGCGATATCGGCTTCTTCTTCATATCTACCGATCTCGTTTTCGATGGCAGTGCTGCTCCCTACGCGGAAGATGATATGCCAGCCCCGGCTTCGATTTACGGCGCAAGCAAGGCGGAAGCGGAAGGCGCGGTCATGGCTGCGCATCCAGATGCGTATGTACTTCGCTGCGCACTGATCTACGGGAATGATGCTGCCGGGAATCCCGCCTCTTTTCTGTCGTGGAATGTGCAGCATCCCCTCCGCGGCATTTCCATCTCCCTGTACGAAAACCAGCATCGCACGCCTCTCTTCGTCGACGATGTCGCCCGTGCCATTCGCGTACTCGAAAGCACGGACGCCGCGCCCGGCATATACCACCTGGGCGGACCCGACCGCCTCAGCCGCATGGACATCGGTATCCATCTCTCCCGCCACTACGGCTTCTCTCCCGCCCTGATCCAATCCGTCGCTCTCCCCGAAACCGACGACACATCACTGCGCACGGACAAAATCCGTGAAGCCTGCGGAATGGAGTTTACCAGCTTCGAGGACGGTCTGCGTCAGCTGACAGCTTCGATGTAG
- a CDS encoding DEAD/DEAH box helicase, with translation MTDDKTAMENMDDVLYEPENALPDFSFSALPDELRERVKSLGWTEPTPVQKKAIPYLLEGRDMIVQARTGSGKTGAYLLPIIETIDTKKKYCQALILAPTRELAKQVSDVLVQLTSGTELKSTVIYGGVRYGNQIRDLKDGAQIVVGTPGRILDHVYKGTLTLMNIHTLVFDEADEMLSMGFYPSMRKLRRQIPEKRKTYMFSATIPYHVEQLAYEFLHNPDRLSLSKGNQSVSELEHRYYIAPQLQKDRSLLRLIEYENPDSALIFTNTKRDAEYLSEYLKNNGIDAEHLTGDLRQSKRERIMEQLRSGELRYVIATDVAARGIDISDLSYVFLYDIPEHVEVYVHRSGRTARAGKTGIAITICESIQERKLLGIAKQYGFSVEQRELPSDEMLQERLSERLIVRLEDQLHDYAMMDRERIAHFLPVVDTLYEDDEMRMLLAMLLDRSYRQTLHARLFEQQENARKSSGGASKSGGGSGKSGRKRRR, from the coding sequence ATGACAGATGACAAGACCGCCATGGAGAACATGGACGACGTACTGTACGAACCTGAAAACGCGCTGCCGGATTTCAGTTTTTCGGCACTGCCGGATGAACTGCGGGAGCGGGTGAAGTCGCTCGGATGGACCGAGCCGACGCCGGTGCAGAAAAAGGCCATTCCCTACCTCCTCGAGGGAAGGGACATGATCGTGCAGGCGCGCACGGGGAGCGGGAAAACGGGTGCGTACCTCCTCCCCATCATCGAAACGATTGATACGAAAAAGAAATACTGCCAGGCGCTGATCCTCGCTCCCACAAGGGAACTGGCAAAGCAGGTAAGCGATGTGCTGGTGCAGCTGACGAGTGGGACGGAATTGAAATCCACTGTCATTTACGGTGGTGTGCGCTATGGGAACCAGATCCGCGACCTGAAGGACGGAGCGCAAATCGTGGTCGGGACACCGGGACGCATCCTTGACCACGTGTACAAGGGAACGCTCACGCTGATGAACATCCACACGCTGGTGTTCGACGAGGCGGATGAGATGCTGTCGATGGGCTTCTATCCCTCCATGCGCAAGCTGCGAAGGCAGATTCCGGAGAAGCGCAAGACCTACATGTTCAGCGCCACCATCCCGTATCACGTCGAGCAACTCGCGTATGAATTCCTGCACAATCCCGATCGCCTGAGCCTGAGCAAGGGAAATCAGTCCGTCTCCGAACTCGAACACCGTTACTATATCGCTCCTCAGCTGCAGAAAGATCGCTCCCTGCTGCGTTTGATCGAATACGAGAATCCCGATTCCGCATTGATCTTTACCAACACCAAGCGGGATGCGGAATACCTGTCCGAGTACCTGAAAAACAACGGCATCGATGCCGAGCATCTGACCGGTGATCTGCGGCAGAGCAAGCGTGAGCGCATCATGGAGCAACTGCGGAGTGGAGAGCTTCGCTACGTCATCGCTACCGATGTCGCTGCACGCGGTATCGACATCAGCGATCTCAGCTATGTGTTTCTCTATGACATCCCGGAGCACGTCGAGGTGTATGTGCATCGCTCGGGAAGAACGGCACGCGCGGGCAAGACCGGTATCGCCATTACCATCTGCGAGAGCATACAGGAGCGGAAACTGCTGGGCATCGCAAAGCAGTATGGTTTCAGCGTGGAGCAACGCGAACTGCCATCGGATGAAATGCTGCAGGAGCGGCTCTCCGAACGTCTGATCGTACGCCTCGAAGATCAGCTGCATGATTACGCCATGATGGATCGCGAACGTATCGCGCACTTCCTCCCTGTCGTCGACACGCTGTACGAAGACGATGAAATGCGCATGCTGCTCGCCATGCTCCTCGACCGCAGCTACCGCCAGACACTGCACGCCCGCCTCTTCGAACAACAGGAGAATGCGCGTAAGAGCAGCGGGGGAGCGAGCAAATCCGGAGGGGGAAGCGGGAAATCCGGCAGAAAGCGTAGACGATAA